TTTGCTGTCGATTTGTCAGAGTACGCTTGAAATGAGATTAGATGTGTTTTCTTATTAAGTTTTGTAGTTTGTGATATGCTTCATCATCAACGGCCTTTTGACTGTGTTTTCCTTTTATCGACAATCACAACCATCAGGATTCTGGCAAATAGACAGTCTGCTGCTCGATCAAAAGAAAGGAAGGCCCGGTATATATCTGAACTGGAGAGGAAAGTTCAGACGCTTCAAACTGAAGCAACGACTCTCTCTGCGCAACTGACTCTGTTTCAGGTATGTCTACTGGAGCAAAACATGTTACTACAGTCTTAACTTTACGATGTTTCTGATGCAAATGTTATCTCTTTCAGAGAGACACGACTGGACTCAGTAATGAGAATACGGAACTTAAGCTTCGTTTGCAAGCCATGGAACAGCAAGCTCAGCTACGCGATGGTAAGTACTAATGTAGTAACAACCTTTCTGATGCATCAACTCTTGAATTGGGGATGTTTTCATCTGTACCAGCTCCTCGTGTCATCGCTCACTAGCATTTGTCGAACCAAAAGTATTTGTGTTTTAAAAGTTTGCTTCTTGATCCTTCTGAATTTAGCATTGATACAAGATTAGAGTTTTTAATGTGATTTAAACCAATTTGAGATGAAATTCTTTGAAAATATGCAGCACTCAATGAAGCACTACGGCAGGAAGTAGAAAGACTCAGAGTCGCGACTGGAGAAATGTCGACCACATCAGATACGTTCAACTTAACCGTGCAGCACCTTCCCTACAACCAGACCACATTCTTCTCCAACCAGCCTCAAGCTGGCTCAAACGAATCATTGAACGCACAAATGCAGCAGTTTCACACTCTTCAAGCCGGCATGTCAAGCCACCACCAGCACGCCATGCTCTCTGCCAATCACACACGGCCGCTCTCTGACTCAATGCACCAAGACCCTCTCGGACGATTTCAAGGTCTTGACATCAGCAACGGGGCCACTCACGTGAAGTCTGAAGGCCCCTCTATATCCGCCAGTGAAAGCAGTAGTACATTCTGATTTTCAGgttcttttgattttttttttatccccGGAAATCTGTTTGTTCATAGACTGACACCGCGTTTAACATCCAGAATCATCAGCAATCCACAttttttcattaacttttttttctttctttctttggAGTTAACTGGTTGTTTTAGGTTCCCCCTTAGTGTTGTAGGTTTGTCGTTGTTCTTTGTGTTGGGAGCCGGTTAAGTCTTCGTTTCGTCTACATTTTGATTTATTCGTTTAAACTGAGAAATCATAGGTTGTGTTGTCTGTCGATTGTAATGGACTTGCACATCAGTTTGTGTTGGTTTACTGatagattttttaatttttatgcttTGCTCTTCACTCATTTTAACTGTTTATTGCATTTCATTTACCTTTTCAATCATTTTTTAGTAAGTTTAATCTTCACTCTAGTAAATCATTGCGTTCACACGTCCCATTACAAACGAATACTATAAAATTGAGattcacatttcactattttttttttcgctaacttttcttcacaattttaaaatttgcagcaagttaaaagtgtgattttttAAATTGTAGATCAATGAATTAATAACTAGTAGTATAATCTAAAAgtaaaaaacatttaaattctcGAAATATTAAACTTTTAATAATTACATTCTCGAAATTTCATTACGTAGTTGTTATAGTTTAGGCATTTACTTGCTATTTTTCAGTACATTGAGAAAAATTTGCGAAACTGTAAAAGTACATTGGGCGTTGAGGTCTAACTTTCCCCATATAAGTCAGCCATATATTTCTGATATTATCGATTTCAGTAAATATATTGAATAAATAACACATGGTTTTTTTAAtggtgataataataataataataataataataataataataaatatgaaataatatatttaaatatttattgctGATCGACCAAATAAATTGCTAGTGTCTATATTGTGTGGCTCTACTATAATTTATGCCCCACTTTATTAATAGCATTGTGTATCCAATTTACACTAAATGCATAACTTATATGCATGCCACATTTTCTTATAGCATTGTGTATTCAATTTACTCTAAATGAATGCATGTGATATGTTACGACTTATACATAAATATTGAAGACTTTTTTAATAGTATATTGgttcaaaaaaaaggaaaatgaagaCTATAATTGTACAGCATTTTATTATGTCAGCAAAGGGGGCCAGCAAAAAGCAAATAAAGGCATAAATAACCACCTTCTATTAATACTAATATCTCTCCCATAAATCATGGTAATAAAGCCTATCCACTTGCTCATTGACGAAATTAATATTCATTAAATACGACGATATTAATTTCTATCGACGTAACATAAGTATTGCAGTTATATCTGATTTGATTGCCCAAAGGCCAAAGACCTATTTGACGTGATTTATAAATCATTTCAAtaatgcatttattttttttatttctaaaacaCATCTAAATTCTTCAATATTTAGGCAAATTATTTACTTGGAAATTACCCGTACCTGCACCCGACCTTGATATATTCGGGTAGCGAGTACCCGATACCTGATGAATATTGAGTCCAGAGTCAGAAATTATACGATGCTCGATCGCTAGCTGTTTCGATACTACTTCTCATAATTTAGTATTTTACCAATAAGCCCATAATTTAAAGAAATGTAGCCCTCATATAAATgtatcactataagaaaatttaTTACATGGATTGACAAATGTTTTTGAACCACCTACATAAAAACATTATGTATACGTATATGTTGCGTAGACCAAGAATTAGGACCCCAAAATTAAATTGGCTTGTAGCCTCACTAAGGGCCAATACTTGCCCTACCATGACCTAACTATATATATTAATTGCACATGGCAAACATAGGAGTTTatgaattgaaaattgaaattcaaGATAATTAGTAAGTAGTTTTCAACGAACTAATTGACGGCAATGAGAAAATAAGATATGTTCATGGATATATTAGAAAATAAGGAATTCGCGTTTGATTAAAAACAAGATATGTATCATATGCCTACATCTATATGAATACAAtatgagaaataaataattaagtgaAAGTACTAATTAATATGAAGTTGTCATTgtaagttatttttattttctcatgTTGTGAAATAACTAATAGTATGTAAATTGTTTTTAGATGGATAACTAATTGGATTGAGTCTATGCGATCCTTGTTATTTTGGAATTACTCATTAGTAGTGATAGTCTTGTTATGGTATCTTTGTTCGTTGATTTAGGAGTGTTTAGTCCTTATTCGGGTGGTTTGTGTCTTTATTTTCTCGGGCTTTTCGGTTGGTTATCTTTATTGTTGTCTCTAGGTTGGGAGTGTAGTGCATATGCAACTTTTCTGTTAGTTGTATTTTGTTTAGTTTTaatatctcattttattattttggcgAACCTTCCTCATTCCAAGTGATTGGCTTCAAGTATTCTTTgtaatataaataaacaaaaaacaataaaaagcaGTAAAATCAATgcataaacaaaaacaaatgttATACGGAGTACTATCTAAAACTAATGCAGAAGAAAAACAATAGacaaagaaaaaagtaaatgacCAGCACATATTTTCTTGTGTTATCTGTCAATTTCATCTACTGCCGAAGAATGGTCTCACATGCTACGTCAACTTGAAGGCAAATGTGAAATTCCAAACAACAATCACAAAACACACGATGAAGTGCTGAACGAACAAACAAGCTAAAAAAGAATAGACAAAATGCACAAAAACACGTCGAAAGTACACAGCAAAAAACCCATAAATTGAGCCCAATTCATTAATATTTATAGCTTGACCCTCAAAGTTAATGTCGAATTAAAGTTTGTCTTGATAGCAAGTGTAGAATATTAGACAAACCTTTAGAAATAGTTCCCTCTGGCCCCTAAACAGCGACCATTTGGATAAACTTCCCACATGCCTTTTTGTGGATCTAATTTGAGGCACTCAGTGTTTTGTCTATTCAATGTATTTTCGACCACtatattttcactttttttctttttaatcattaaaagtcaCTATAATTTATATACATTTGTTGAATTGGAATTATATTTGAGGCGACGGTTATCTACAATATCCAATGCATTgtatattactattaatttatatCTTGCCACTTTTCATTGTATAGTTCATCCACCTCAACTCAATTATTTTCTTGAAGGCCAACTCAGCTAATTTTTCTCATATACAATAAAGTTTGTAAAATATACATTAACATAATTGTCTCATAATTTCCTGGAGTTCATATTATGCAAAATTGAATACGACTTGGCCCatcacataattttaaaaattaattgctAACATGgaattaaaaataatcaaatggAAATGGATGCTCAAAAGTCTAATGTGGATACATAATGTATATGAAAAAACCAAATTTTAACTACATACTAATGTCAGTCAGTTAAGTAATTAATGGCCTtctttttttagaatttaaagaATGGCCttcttttcttggaattttaaTGGCCTCATTCAAGTTTCACTGCCAAAAATAGCGAATGCAATAACAAATTAGTAGTGTGCATAGAACAAAGGTAGTTAGAGAGATGTAATCAAATTGAAGGTATTGTTTCTTATATTCAAATTAGGAAAAATACCTTTATGATATTTGGCTAAAACTACTATACTACCTCTCCCTTGACAatcaatagtagtaatatttttttttctcattttttgtcCGTCAAGAACAATTGGCATCATTTCGTTTTTGACTTTGATATagacaaattttttttatcccttatattattaaatttattgtattttacttatataattttttagcAGTCTGAAATTAATTCCTCttgattatatttaaatatgtaaactgattttttttaaaatgaactaaataataaaaaataataataaattgaaaaatgaatcaTACTATACTATGAGGGTGGTTGGTGAAGGTGACTTTCATTTCTAGTGGTTTTGATCTTTAGGATATCTCACTTTCAAGAAGGCAACGATGATTCAATTTCCCTTGAGGGTAGGTTACTATGAACAAACGGTAAATTCTATGTCAATATATCTATATATGTTGCTTCAAATCGTACTCATTTAgtctgttaggaattcttgtattcatctaatgagcgcagcggaaattgcagacaagaataacagatctagattcataattacattgtaagttgagcacgtaacaCACAacgaactaaatcttacttgttgtgttgttcttcttctacgattgtatcctgcaagttgaatccactactatcgaggtccacgtgcaatccaatccgatgcaggaactatcccggtacaattgctccgtagaagaaagctaggaattctctctacagagctttacgtattttctctctaatgttacgctatttctcatcacccacaatggagaataaataaccattatatatagGCAAATAGTCATTAGGGTTttatgattgttgggcttatggactaattataattgtagcccaactataattatttaatccatattaatctaatctagcccatatcctttcaatctcccacttggactagcattagatataatacgcagttccaactttgtacccttgagcggatcaaaatacacatatagtgtgaccctttaggcccccattatcgacgacgatctaatcgaagtctgcacaaaactcctagactgcgttggcagcgtagctcgatatatgacggacgtttacgtgaattcggtaaacaagcctttacacaaagtttatagtaatatcctttcattcacgaaccacccgattgagcctaagatttgtcatgtgtcatccaaatagctcaatcactttatctcatctttattaaatgacccattcgatcatattcaattactttaattgaatatatctttgcattggccaatgacttaatggtcaagtaatatagagaatttgagtgttctctcgaaattctaatcgaggaatgaatctcattcttggctcaactaccatttccatttatcttatgatgtacccaacacaagtccgtgtctcaatcctcctttgggaggcaaagcattggacaagatcaaagcacaccactcaacaaacaaaatgtgtaatgacctcagatccaaggactattacatacttcatgtaataataaactgtagacactaaacaaaacagtttaatagtagggtataccaatactctccaaagtatacaatgtgtccatcacgagtatctaatatctcatagttgtgagaacaactacattctcgaagaatgtgatgcaaaccccatgctaacctataacatatcatcaatatcccattcttgatgatcattggttagggctattttagaattatactatatcattaatgtctcacaccattaacaacagtcataattcaagggaacaaatatttagaataaaatcaaacatttaaaacaattattccaataagtgcacaaaacccataggaaataaaattttcatataatgtgatcaagtaatattgtctcaacaaaaaatgtttctaagacatataaaactgtaactcccactgattcaaagccatctaccaacatgcataacacttaagctctcaaagtgcttgttgtgttttgctatacataacggtttggtgaaaggatcagccaagttatcatcagtgggtactctttctaattttatgtcgcctctttcaattatttctctgatcagatgatatcttttgggaacatgcttgttcctgttcgtagctctgggttccTTTtcttgcgcaacagcaccagtgttgtcacaatacaaaggtattgcactattggcactcggaatgacacccagttctttaacgaactctaacaaagcaacagcttctttggcagcttcagatgcaacaatatactcggcttcggtggtggaatcggcagttataccttgtttggaactattccaactcactgctccaccattgaggacaaaacatatccagactgagactcatagtcgtcatggtctgtttggaaactagaATCAGTGTACCtagtaactgataactctggttgtctaccatagactaagaaatattctttagtccttctaaggtacttaagaatagtcttaacagttttccaatgttcctcaccgagattttgctgaaatctgcctgtcatgctaagcgcataggccacatctggcctagtagaaatcatggcatacataatagatcctatagccgaagcatacgggatccttttcatgttgtctctttctttgtcattagaaggacaatccttctttgacaatacaatgccatgtcccataggaagaaaacctttcttagagttctccattgagaagcgccttagcaacttgtctacGTAAGAAGATCATGTTGTCtctcctcgaagcttgcttaagtccatagatggtTCAGGCTTGTTCATTCTGTATGTGAGAAGGTTCGGgatatcactatgatcttcttgaggtagaggtgatgcaactattgtatcatcttgtgtttgatgcatctcattgtcttgaggtgGTCTTTCGAGAGTCTCTCTAAGGTCCTCTCTAAGAGtaatttcccctcccaatagatcatcaaaactcccactgagttattgtccaatccagtggataatacctcatcctcattgttaacttgtggttcttgaatttcttcaagatctactgtattttgaccttattccttgcagacataacggtcttcaaggaacgtcacattccttgatgttatcaccttgtgatttttttaggACAGTATAAATCGTACCCTTTAGTttctttaggatatcccacaaaataacatttctcactttagtttccaatttatcagtcatcatttcttaacaaaagctggacaaccccaggtccgAATATAGTTAAGACTTGCTTTCTTGCcacaccataactcatatggtgttttctcgacTGACTTAGAAGGAACCCTATTTAGAATGTATATAGCCGTTAGTAAGGCATGACCCCATAGGAATAAAGGGAGACTAGCGAagctcatcatggatcgaaccatatctaataatgttcgatttctcctttcagatactccattcatttgaggtgtaccaggaggtgttCAGTCCGACTGGATTCCATGTGacttcaagtaatcaagaaattctcggctcaagtattcccctcctcgatctgatcgaagagtcTTGATACTTttccaagttgtttctcaacttcacacttaaactcttttaaaTTTATCGAAGGCATCcgatttatttttcataagatacacatatccataccttgaTAAATCATcagtaaaagttatgaagtacgaataaccacctcttgcttgagttggaaacggtctACACACAACTGTGTGAATCAACTCTAGCAAATCTTTGGCATGCACTCCTTTCCCAGAAAATGGTTTACTTGTCAatttcctttgagacagaattcacaagctCCATAGGATTCTAAATCAAATGAAGtgagatagtctaactttctcaatcttgcTATTCTTTTCTCATTAATATGACAAAGTCTGCAATGCCAAATATAAGTTGCATTATTCGTATTACTTAGCTTAGGTCTCTtgttttgcacattgagaatattttGTTCGTATTCAAGCGTATATAATCATTTTCAAAAgtggcatttccataaaacaatccattaaaagaaaacaagcatctgttgtttgcaaaatggaaggaaaaaccttcaaTGTCTAACATCGGaatgaaaataatattctttgaaacaactgaaacaaaataacaattatgtaaatctagtctatgtcctgagggaagatctaatctataagttcccacgcgttTGGCAGCAACtcttgctccatttccaacacgcaaatcaacttccccaggTCTCACTTTCTTGCAGTCACTTGGCCCCTGCACATTGTTACAAATGTGTGAGCCACAAGTTGTATCTAATACCCAAGATTGTGaattattcatagacatatttatctcaatgacaaacataccTGAGCTCCCACTTtctgcaccttgtgccttgaattttgggcagtctctcttCCAGTGTCCCTTCTCATGACAGAAAAGACACTCATCCTTTGATAATTTCGACTTCTTATTGGCCCCTCCACTCTTAGGCTTTAGAACAGCATCCTTAGATGCTTTCTTCTTCTGTTGCTGCTTATTCTTCCATTTCGAAGACTTCGCAGAAGAGCTCACCATAAGCACAGATTTTACCTTAGCAGTGGAAGACTCATAAGTCTTAAGCTTATTGTGCAGCTCTGGCAGTCCAACCTTCGTGTTGTTCATGTTGAAATTCACAATGAAATTCTCAAAACTACTAGGAAGAGACTGCAAAATTAGATTTGTTGAGACATTTGCGGGGAGCACCGTTCCAATCGATGTTAACCTCTCAATCAAACCAATCATTTTCAGCACATGCTCAGAAACCTTGCTTCCATCATGAAGCTTGCAGTTGAAGAGATCGCGAAGTATCTCATACTCCATAGTTTGAGCTTGTGAAGCATACAAACTCTTCAAGTGCTTTAGCATTTCATATGGAAGCATGTGTTCATGTTGTCTTTGCAGTTCCAAACTCATAGATGACAACATGACACACTGAGCATCAGAAGCATTATCAATGTGTTTCTGATGAGCTTCAACGTCAAACGTAGCAAACTCAAGAGATTCCTTATCGGGGATGACACCGATTGGTTTGTCCAGGACATACTCAACCTTGTCATGCCTTAGCACCAAGCGCAAACAACGGAGCCaatccgtgaaatttgacccagtcaacttgtttgtttccatcaaacATTTGTAAGCCAAGTTTGACATTTTATCTGaacagaaattaaaatgaaagcaaatcagaaaagcatacaaagatcacattcgcatcactaatcaaacaagggtttattgtattgattagctcccactaattttaacatatattatgtcccccaaacataaaatacgaatttatatcaaatataaattttagtggtccaagatccaagtctatattattgcagcccCTGCTTTGGCTGatcactacaataatatcacaaggtaggcctccaagccaattgcaacaactattttgcaattcttggtttattaatccaattaatatgcatccataaactatttaggtcgctttggcgtcactaaacaatttaagcaagtcaaccccatcacacgatgccaaccatgcatctatgaatgagcctaggccatgtagatttagagtaaacactttggcgtaaaactcgtggtcgaaaaggctaggaacatcaaacaattaTAATGGACGAtgcgtttgtttcaaaacaagacttatattttgtggggaaaagtgtgatactagttctgtgaatataatatccaatattaaatttcaaacaattactgggcgccgcctacccagacatagtataacacggactacaaatactgggcgccgcctacccagacatagtataacacggactacacatactgggcgccgcctacccagacaataaaacggtctctaactactatagttaaattaatgagcataaatcaaatagcatgcttatcacataggatatcaaataatgctcaacgaataaaatcaaattttattctttaattaaatgtggatttaattatttatattaattctaaattaatataaaattataaaatgctaatccaattaatatttatttacgtAATTGggatatactattattttaaaatgaaatctaATTACATTACGTAAATCTAATTAGATTACGTAAATTTTGAAAGGAAATCTTCCTTATTATTTTAAAAGGAAATCTCATTACATTACGTAAATCTAATTTAGATTACGTAAATTTGAAATCCAATTGCATTATTTAAATGGAAATCCAATTACATTACGTAAATCGAAATccaattataaattttgattgaaatctaatttcaattttcaaacttGAAATCTAATTTCTCATGTGACTGTACATTCTCagaattcaaaatttattcCAATTACATTACCACGGTTAATCCACAAATAATTcgtaaacaaaataattatgaatcgagccatgtgctctgataccactgttaggaattcttgtattcatctaatgagcgcagcggaaattgcagacaagaataacagatctagattcataattacattgtaagttgagcacgtaacaCACAacgaactaaatcttacttgttgtgttgttcttcttctacgattgtatcctgcaagttgaatccactactatcgaggtccacgtgcaatccaatccgatgcaggaactatcccggtacaattgctccgtagaagaaagctaggaattctctctacagagctttacgtattttctctctaatgttacgctatttctcatcacccacaatggagaataaataaccattatatatagGCAAATAGTCATTAGGGTTttatgattgttgggcttatggactaattataattgtagcccaactataattatttaatccatattaatctaatctagcccatatcctttcataGTCCGCGAATATGAATTccgtttttcattttagtctatccgcaaataggagtcccggtacATTTATACTATATGGTAACAgatcacacattccactaactattccactcacattttatttaaaactaataaatataaGTGGAACCCATATACCATTtacttttttcactcacttaattttcttaatatttcttaaaattcatgccgAAAAAAATGAGGCTCCCATTCGCAGAGAGATGGAGTATTACTTATTTACAAGATGGTAAAAGATCTTTCTTTTAAACAGATTACCAACGAAGTTAAATTCTGCTTATTCTTTGGGATTTTGAAGATTAAGTTATAATAAAACGTGAGTGAAgtaggttagtggaatgtgagacctaataatcatttatgataaaaaaaatgaaatgttataATTATTGTAGGACGCATCGAAatggaaaaaatgataattattATGGGACTATGGAGTAATATAAAAACTATAAATACTAGACAAAATTACCACATCACAAAAAGAAAATCGATATAGCTTCCCACCTAATCACGCTTAATAAAGTTTGAGAAGTTAATATAACAAACGTTAATAAAGGCAACTTATTTTGTAAATACCAACATTACTATCTTTAGTACGTACATGTTAAATCTATATTTAATTATGTGTAGTATTTAGTAAAGCAAAAACATAAAAAGACCATTTTTTCATCAATAATttttagtagtaatatttttaacaaATAATTTCCTCAACAAAATCTCTTCAAGGAAAAACGTGTAGGCACGAATATGTGGACTATGAAGGTGggtatacaaaattaaataatcatttattatgtatttttagGTACAAATACTTTTCATATGTCAAAACTCAATAATAAATTCTATATTAACATACCATCTTTTCCGGGACTTGCATGTGCCCCTAACATGGTAGGCCCATTTGCTTCTCTAaatctttaattttatatttcatcttattttgttttgtatgGAAAAATCTCAAATCTTTGTTAACCCGAATCTACTCATGATTATATGTATCATCAATGAATTAATCACCTAAACTGATTTTGACGGATGACAATGAAATCACACTGTACTTAATTTTTGCTAAAGTggtaacatttttttataatcgAGACCGTGGGCTCGACACGTGTGACGAATCTGACTCACTGTGATGCTTTTTTGATTTGGTTAAACTATACATATTGTAACTATTTTGTGAGTCTAATTTGGACTTTTACATGTTTAATTTCAATAAGCCGACCTGCAAGGTCACAACTGCATATAATAGCcaaaaatttattattactatttttttagtatttttttatttttgacaagTATAGTCAATTTTATAGCCTATGTATTACTATATCACATGAAGATAACCGACAACCTCTTTGAAGTCATTTTCACCAAATTAATTTTGTGCATCATTTGTATTAATTAACAAGAAGTCTGTTTACTACAtataattagggatgtcaatgcagcccgcaaccggtgggctgacccgaataacccgccaaatttatagggttagggtttaaaatttctagcccgataaaattacaacccgattagcccgcacccgattaacccgcaacccgttagggtcagacccgaaaacccgatgggctgacccgaaaacccgataaaatttctattgttctatttgtttgactcctaattggacaatttcattgattatttttataatatagataactaaaaaaataacattcaattttatattaaacatataaattttatattaaatttttattaatataataataaataaataaattagaaacttctaattcattaattaatatttaaatttgtaaaacatgttttaaaacatgctttaaaatatttaaatttatgttttattttacacaaatctcaaatattagtatttgatcatgtttgtgtttgagtttaagtacatatctcaaatttatcaaaattaaatatttatattttataaatataattaattttcgtcattatttattggattgataattttatcggtagcaacccgattaacccgctgggccagcccgaaacccgagcgtttagggttagg
This sequence is a window from Salvia splendens isolate huo1 chromosome 14, SspV2, whole genome shotgun sequence. Protein-coding genes within it:
- the LOC121763739 gene encoding transcription factor RF2b-like — protein: MQDPNSKQQMPPLSAAMRHRRAHSEVNFRLPDDLDLASDPFDAPAASFDEMGSEDDLFSTYMDIEKLSAAPGSDDADKRPRHRHSNSVDSSSSFLLSDSSIEAKKAMPPDKLAELWTIDPKRAKRILANRQSAARSKERKARYISELERKVQTLQTEATTLSAQLTLFQRDTTGLSNENTELKLRLQAMEQQAQLRDALNEALRQEVERLRVATGEMSTTSDTFNLTVQHLPYNQTTFFSNQPQAGSNESLNAQMQQFHTLQAGMSSHHQHAMLSANHTRPLSDSMHQDPLGRFQGLDISNGATHVKSEGPSISASESSSTF